From a single Brassica oleracea var. oleracea cultivar TO1000 chromosome C5, BOL, whole genome shotgun sequence genomic region:
- the LOC106293436 gene encoding uncharacterized protein LOC106293436, protein MEGVEKFFSKMVIDAKSAASSSSSSLSDFAENLIQEKRAGGGGNSTSYDTSAVLVKRTPSGVSAWTCSKLCAVFFVAGVFVGYTLKRRVRSWASKLLRKIRDD, encoded by the exons ATGGAAGGAGTAGAGAAGTTTTTCAGCAAGATGGTGATAGATGCGAAATCGGCAGCTTCTTCTTCTTCCTCTTCTCTTTCTGATTTCGCGGAGAATCTAATCCAGGAGAAACGAGCCGGCGGCGGCGGTAACTCGACTTCGTACGACACTTCCGCAGTTTTGGTCAAAAGAACTCCCAG TGGAGTATCGGCATGGACGTGTTCAAAGCTGTGCGCGGTTTTCTTCGTAGCAGGAGTGTTTGTGGGTTATACGCTTAAGAGACGGGTCCGGAGCTGGGCTTCTAAACTTCTCAGAAAAATCAGAGATGATTAA